From a region of the Triticum aestivum cultivar Chinese Spring chromosome 7D, IWGSC CS RefSeq v2.1, whole genome shotgun sequence genome:
- the LOC123165133 gene encoding uncharacterized protein — translation MASPSPPPTPPTADEPPPPPTPDGDAPSPPTDAESPPPLPEADAPAAPPPDADADAPPLQQPHLPDGILEDIFLRLTTAADVARASAACASFRAITSALPFRRRFRALHRAPVLGFLREDFYAARPPHPSAPAARALARAADFAFSFLPDDAACWSPRDARDGRVLFSAVPSSHGRGSFADATSTTFVDLVVADPLSRRCVRVPPVPDDLAAPVLRWGMLDFEPFLAPASAEDLRDEGAPFRVIGKVLCEDRVAVFAFSSRTGEWRSHGSSELSNDFALDALYERRHYVQGCFCWLLEWMEKLLMLDAGAMEFSIVDLPPGNDERRFAILEAGQGRIGLLNIGRNTLDLYYKAWPGKRNGEWQHETKEHPLPDYHWRIIGSDEEYLLLRGISLDWPWFGSASSESPDIEYFALELKALQLERMYVSKHKMLHAHLYRGYPPQISAPTL, via the coding sequence ATGGCCTCGCCTTCGCCTCCCCCCACGCCGCCCACCGCCGACGAGCCTCCGCCTCCGCCTACTCCTGACGGAGATGCCCCCTCCCCGCCCACGGACGCCGAATCCCCCCCGCCGCTCCCGGAGGCCGACGCCCCTGCCGCGCCGCCCccggacgccgacgccgacgccccgCCTCTGCAGCAGCCGCACCTCCCGGACGGCATCCTGGAGGACATCTTCCTGCGGCTCACGACGGCAGCAGACGTCGCGCGGGCGTCGGCCGCCTGCGCCTCCTTCCGGGCCATCACGTCGGCCCTCCCGTTCCGGCGCCGCTTCCGCGCGCTCCACAGGGCCCCGGTGCTCGGCTTCCTCCGGGAGGACTTCTACGCGGCGCGCCCGCCGCACCCATCCGCCCCGGCCGCGCGCGCCCTCGCGCGGGCAGCCGActtcgccttctccttcctccccgacGACGCCGCGTGCTGGAGCCCCCGGGACGCGCGCGACGGCCGCGTGCTCTTCTCCGCCGTGCCCAGCTCCCACGGCCGCGGCAGCTTCGCCGACGCCACCTCCACCACCTTCGTCGACCTCGTCGTCGCCGACCCGCTCTCCCGCCGCTGCGTCCGCGTCCCGCCCGTGCCCGACGACCTGGCGGCCCCCGTTCTGCGGTGGGGCATGCTCGACTTCGAGCCCTTCCTCGCGCCGGCCAGCGCCGAGGACCTGCGCGACGAGGGCGCGCCCTTCAGGGTCATCGGCAAGGTGCTGTGCGAGGACAGGGTCGCCGTGTTCGCCTTCTCCTCGCGCACCGGTGAGTGGCGCAGCCACGGCTCGAGCGAGCTGTCCAACGACTTTGCGCTGGACGCGCTGTATGAGCGGCGCCACTATGTGCAGGGCTGCTTCTGCTGGCTGTTGGAGTGGATGGAGAAGCTGCTCATGCTCGATGCTGGTGCGATGGAGTTCTCCATCGTGGACCTCCCGCCCGGCAACGACGAGCGGCGGTTCGCCATTTTGGAGGCAGGGCAAGGCAGGATTGGGCTGCTAAATATTGGGAGGAACACATTGGACTTGTACTATAAGGCCTGGCCAGGCAAACGCAATGGAGAGTGGCAACACGAAACGAAAGAGCACCCACTGCCTGACTATCACTGGCGCATCATAGGTTCTGATGAGGAGTACTTGCTCCTGAGAGGGATTTCACTTGATTGGCCCTGGTTCGGGAGCGCTTCATCGGAGAGTCCGGATATTGAGTATTTTGCACTGGAGCTCAAGGCATTGCAACTCGAGAGGATGTACGTGTCCAAGCACAAAATGTTGCATGCTCACCTGTATAGGGGCTACCCGCCGCAGATCTCGGCACCAACTCTATGA